TGGGAGAAAACTTCAGCAGTCTTTGCAAGTCTGGCCTCCAACAGGCGATGGCTTTGCATACTGAAGGTACCCTTATATTTATTCTGGATTCTATGGTCCCGTTGAGGAAACCCTTGAGTTACTGTCCTTCTCAGCTGAGCTACTGGACGCTTTGAGAATTGATGTCCATTCCTGGATACCCCAGAGGCATTTCCTAGCCCAAATGTGGAAACACCTGGCTTGCAAAGCATACGTTTAAGGGGAAAATGAGGAACTttcctagcggtccagtggttaagactccccacttccactgcggggggcacaggttcgatccctggtcacggaattaagatcctgcttgcggtgcggtgtggccaaaaaaagaaaaggggtgcGAGGGTAAAGTGAATCAGCACATTTGGATTTGGTCCTGTCCTGAAATTCCCTATGTGGTATACCCACGAAAAGGCAGCTAGGAACAACCATACCAAGCTTCAAGCATCTTAGCTATTCGAGGCCATGTACTAGGGACAACCAGGTAAAGGTGGTCACTGTGCAGAAGCGGAcgggaggggtgggaagagaacagacttgaagtcagagagattcaaatcccaactctgcaccttactagctgggtgacctttgACAGGTTAATTCAGATTTCTgtgcctctctttctccttttgtgaAATGATAGCGTCCGTCTCATAGTAATACTGAAAGAATCAACCTCCCGGTGCACAGTATATGgtggcttttaatatttattaggaTTTATTATAATTCCTGCCTTTGAAGAGCTCACAAGCTGTCAGTTTCTAAGACAGTCCCCATCAGGTCTGGATTTTTTATTTAGTTAAGGCTGCTCATTTTGTACTACTTACTTACACCCAAGGTTGGTAAAGGACCACCACGAAGACTAACATAATCAAGGGCCATTCAAGACTAAGTAAATTGCTAATCCCTAATGCAGAAGCATTTTTAGAGGGCTTTTTATCACTGCCTTTCCCTGCTTCTCCATGAAGATCACTGAACCCTGCTAGGAGCCACTATACCTGGAACATCAGCTGAGTAGGGATACTGGGGACAGGGGACTTGGGGACCCAATTAAGTCTGAGTGTGAGTTCTACCACTTATCTGCCAATTTAGCTTGCTGAGTTCATTCTCAGCCTTCAATGGGAATCCATTTTCCTCCACTCATAACAATTTTTgaagagtaaatgaaaataaCACAGAAGTATTTTGTATGCCATAAAGTGtccattcactcagcaaacattatGAGACTGATTATGTGCCAAGCATCCTGTTAAACATCGGGAATACCACGGACAACCAGAGAGATGACATTAAGTAAGTAAAGGAAGACGATTATAGATTGCAGAAATTGTgcggaagaaaaataaaggttcaAGGAAAGAGATCAGCCAGAGGGATACTAATGTAGAGAGGATGATCAGAAAGTCTtctcagaagaggaagaggcaggacaggaatgaagatgcagacgtagagaatggacttgaggacaaggggagggggaagggtgagatgggacgaagtgagagagtggcatggacatatatacactaccaaacgtaaaatagacagctagtgggaagcagccgcatagcacagggagatcagctcgcacagcacagggatatcagctcggtgctttgtggccacctagaggggtgggatagggagggtgggagggaagctcaagagggaggggatatggggatatatgtatatgtatagctgattcactttgttgtagagcagaaactaacacaacaatgtaaagcaattacactccaataaacatggtaaaaaaaaaaaaaagaagaagaggagaactTTAAGCTTGATAAGGAGATGGACAAGAGCTGGgcaagagtgttccaggcagaaggaacacaaAAGCAGCATCCTGAGATGAGACAGATTGCTCTAGGATGCATCTGAAATCAACAAGTCTGAAGTCCGGTGATAGAGGGCGAGTCCCacagggtggggctggagcaACAGACAGGCGCCCCATCCCCCAGAAGGACCTTGTAATATTATTACTCCCACCAAGCCCTTATACATCTTCCTGGCTAACTTATTTTCATGCATCATTTTCCACATACACTGGGCTCAGTTTCATCAAAATCACCCTCGCCTTAGATTCTGGATTgcaaagctttattttattttgttttatttgtatcttattttaatCATATGCTTTTCATTCCTCCTATCCCGCCCTACCCTAAAATATCCTCAGAAAAGGATGGAGACCTGAAGACTCAAGTGGAAAAGCTCTGGAGAGAAGTCAATGCCCTGAAGGAAATGCAAGCCCTGCAGACAGGTGAGATCCCATCTCATCTCAAACGAGATAGGAAAAGAAACTGTGATTTGTCAGCAATTCAAACCATATAGAGAGTACGTGTTGAGTTGTAAgcgacatttttttaaaagagacattGACAAGCCAGAGACGTGTCCAGGAGAAAGGATCTAAAAGCTGGGGAGATGACTGTTTGCGGAAATTAGCTTGATTTTCCACTCCCTACTACTGTAAATGGGTGGTATAGAAATAAAACCAGGCATttcaataatacattttaaaagtccgTCCATAATTCTTCTTTAATGGgcaatgaaagaaaactgaagaagtaTTAGCTAGCTAAAATAATCAGCATTATTTAGATGTTTACTAAGTGCCCATTGGGAGATGGCCGAGGTTGAACTTAAACACAGGATCAGAGGACTCACTCCCGACAAGTAGGGCAACACATGCAGAGAAGACCAGTGGTTAGAGCCACAGCttgccagcagagggcagcatcCAGTGTTCCTTTTTCATGGAGTAGCGCTCCTGGCAGCCTATGCAGCTGTACCCACTGCTGTTCAGGAGCTACTCTGCTGGCTCCCAGGGCAAGGAAATGAGAGCCACACTAGGTAAGTTCAGGAACATCCCTGGCTTGTAAGGTTCACATCCTCAGGAATGAATACTCTCATAGCAACTCCAAAAGCAGAGCTTTGAGGGTCTCACAAGAGAACTGCCCAATTATAAGACTTACTACCTTCAAGGAGGACTGAAGTTACAGCTTTTCCATCAAGTATTTATAACTCCCCCGCCAGCTGTATGTTACTGATCCTGAGTCATTTTTACCATAAGCAACGTTGCGTAGTAACACTGGTGACAGGGCCCTTTATCAGGTTCCCAGGGGAACAGAATTAGAAAGTTAAAGGACGGCCAAATGCGTTTGCAGAAGGGGAGAGTTTTGTTAACCCTCTAACCACAGTTGGGGACTATAATAATACTTTATAAACATTAACACATTAATCCTCCAACAATTTATCAGATGATGCTGCTatgattatcctcattttacagatgaggaaaccgaggcacagagaaattaaataatttttccaaagcttacacagctagtaaatgtcaGAACTGACACCTAAGTCCAGGCACTATAGCCCTGGAGCCTGACTCTCCAACGTTACACCTCGAAActatctttctatttgttttatcCTGGGTAAGACAAACAATATTACCAGGGCTCAGTTATCTGCATAAGAAAAGCCCTATCGCTCCACACGCAAACTcagacttttgtttttgtttgttttttaataattgtgGCACACCAACCAGTTCCAAAAGTTCCAAGGAAATTCAGCACATAATGGAGCTACACAAACTAGCGAACATGTATATATCCAAGCAGCAGGAGGCTAAAGGCCAGGGTTTAAGGGTGAGGCAGACCTGGGTTTCCGTAGTTGTGATCTTATGTGACGGGTAAGTCACCTTTTTATAGGCTAAGTTGTTAATAAGTAACAACTTCTTCAAGCTTCGCTATCCTGATATGTAAAGATGGGCATAATGAAAACTCACTTCATGGGATGGCTGTGATTATGACATGAGTTCATTTATGTAAAGTACTTGGCACAGTGTCTGACTCATACAAAGTCTTTAGTACATGCTAACTCACCATTGTCACTGCACATCATTCATTCCACAACTATTTAATGCTATTGGCCAGATCCAGTCCTGGATTATTATACTACAAAAGCATCTTAATATGTCAAATTTCACATCTTTACAGTCTGTCTCCGAGGCACAAAATTTCACAAGAAGTGCTACCTTGCTTTGGAAGGCTTGAAGCACTTCCATGAAGCCAACGAAGACTGCATTTCCAAGGGAGGGACGCTGGTTGTCCCCAGAAGCTCCGATGAAATCAATGCCATCCGAGACTATGGTAAAAGGAGCCTGCCGGGGGTCAATGACTTTTGGCTGGGCATCAACGACATGGTCACAGAAGGCAAGTTTGTAGATATCAACGGAGTCGCCATCTCCTTCCTCAACTGGGACCATGCACAGCCTAACGGTGGCAAGCGGGAAAACTGTGTCCTCTTCTCACAGTCAGCCCAGGGCAAATGGAGTGACGAGGTCTGTCGTAGCAGTAAGAGGTACATATGTGAGTTCACCATCCCCTAATAGACCCTTCTTGAATGTGTCTTCCAAGCAAGATCGGTCATGATTTATAGGCTGACGGATCCCAACAATAAGTCAAAATTGTCCTCCCTCATGGGACTCTGTGTTCACAGGAATACAAGAGTCAGCCAGTTTTGCTACCACATTGTATTGTGATTTTGCCCTCCCTGGGGTATGGGGGAGCAGAAAATAATGATGTAGCCATGTACACACTGTTAAAGGGGCTTCTGCAAAATGGGCTATCAGACCTTTCTCATTCTTGGTCCCTCCTACTTGTATCGACCAGGTTAGTGTTAAAAATACAACAGCCAGAAAAGCAAGCTTAGACGACCTGGAAGATTTTCTCTTAAAAGTTTAGGATATATTTGATTGATGAGGTGCTACATAATCCAAAAACTTTTCAGTCTGATGTTCAATCTGTTCCATCCTAATGATAGTATCTTATTAGTCCATCATCCTTTCTTTGAGTTGCAGCATCCCCTGGCGGGACTAGTATCTTCTCTGTCACATCAAAACATGAACGTCTCAGAGAGGTTCtgatttaattccattttcttcaaACCCATCCTACTCCCCCCAGCCCTACAGCCatatacacatctttttttttttttttggaagttcCAAGTAAAGATCTGGAAGGAAATATTAAGGCAGTATTGGTAACCCTAAGACAGAACAGAGTAGCAGAttgtatagaaaaagaaaattttaaaaagtctacttTTTCCCTGCATTAACATCTCTACCTGACTTTATGAAATCAAGGGTGGATATGACatgttagtttccttttttttaacatattttacatacttatatatatttaacaatcaTATATTTAAGTCTATTATGAGCAATCTATATTTGGAGGTTGAAAGCtggatttaaataatattattttggaGTCACATgtctatgttattttttattattctgctATTCCCACTAAATTGTTTCACTAGATTGTGTAAAGTAACGTCATTGCTTAATATGAAATTACGAAGTTAAGACTTGGGGGAAATGGGCTTCTTAGGAGCAAACAATTCTAAGTatgttgtttttcaaataaatgtcttttttttttctttaaatgctgaTTGTGTTTTGGGAGCAAAATCCTTCTCTACCAACTTTAATTACGTATGCTTGGAATTAAGTTTTAGTTCTTTACATTGCACAATAATAAAGCCTGAATTCTGATCGAAGTGGATGTATGTGGGTGTTGATTACAGTTATTTAAACTATGTTGGTTTATATCAGACTTGGCAAAATTCAGGGGGAAATACCCTGGATTTAATCAAACCGGTGATTTAGATGTACTACAAGGATAGTTTTACTCGACAATAAAGAAGTAAAGTCCatgaaattccctggtggtccagtggttaggattcagcaccTTCACTGCTggagcctgggttccatccctggtcagggaactaagaccccagaAGCGGCACagcgcagtcaaaaaaaaaagtccagggagaggaggagacttaaaaacaaaatttgtatcTGCAATTAGTTTTGGCTGACGCTGGCCAACTTCCTACGCCAACAGAACCACAGTCTCCTTAAAGATAATGACAATAATGAGATTCATAGATAGTATGAGTAGCATATTCTAGACACTGTGCTCAATTTTACATAATTCTCATTTATCTTTGGAACAATCCAGGGATTTAGGCTCtagaattatttcatttcacagaagaacaaactgaagaagagagGTGTGGTAATTTGCTCTAAATCACCCCCAGGATTAGTGAAGTTGTGACCAGAAGCCAAAAGTTGACTCAGATTCTACATCCTTAGCAACTCAGAAGGAGCTGTGACAAGGTCAAGTCTGTTCAAACAGGCAATGGAAGTGGACTCTAATCCATCTCCCTGTTCCCTCATGTGGGGTAACAGTTTGGGCCAACACCTGACCTTGATGGGGCATTCAGTCTGAATCTGCTTCAAAAGGGTTAAATAAGGACAACTCCGGTTCACACAAGTCAGTGTCAGAGTTTGGTACCTAGGAGATGGTGATAGATAAGGTCATGTTCCCCCAAATGCCCCAACCAGAAAGCTCCAGAGAAGCTTAATtcaaaggaacagagaaaggttAGTTAGTGAGGGCAAATCAAGATGAGTTACCAAGGGGCAGATGGATGGGAGACAGAGCAAGATTGGAAGGAGTAGATTAAGAGATTATCTGGTTTGCCCAGGGTCAGACTCATGACCTTGACGTTATTACTTAGCCAACATATCAACCAGAAGCCACACCCACTCCTTGGAAGCTGCCTGGACTATAACATAACGAATTCTGAAACTTGGTAGAAAGAGCGCCATGAGCAATTAGCAATGTCTCACAAGTTCATGATAGGAGGACACCAACATTTATACTACATAATTGTCATCCCTAGTATAAACCCTTGGCTTCCTGCAGTTATATTTAAAGTAGTCAAGTCCCTACAAGATTTACCAGAAAGCTGATTCTAATCTCTAAAGAAGTGTTTCTCAAGCATTCCTGTGCTTAAAAATCACATGGGAACCTTATCAATTTGCAGACCCGATAGATCTGGACTGAGGCCCCagattcttcatttcctttttttttgtttaatatatatatatatatatattatttatttatttatttatggctgcgttgggtcttcgttgctgtgcgcgggctttctctagttgcggcgagcggggctactctttgttgcggtgtgcgggctttagtagatgtggcgcacaggtttcagtagctgtggctcgtcaccagggaagccccccagattcttcatttctaaaagcaTCTAGTGCAAGCCAACAGGGCTGGACCACACGCCACAGTCTGAGAGCAAGTGTCTAAAGCTGTAGCTACTTGCCCAGAGACAGTCTCTGCCGATTCCAGCAGTTTTGTTTCCCTTTAACTCAAGTCAAGGGTAGGATCTACAATTCATCTGTGTGAAGAACAATACTAAGAGCAATTTCTCTACCCATCACAGATGCTTCCATCCATATTGTTAAATGAGGTACAAAGTAAAAATCAATTAGTTAAAGGAAATAATAGTTGAGATTCAAATTAGGGATTCTAAGGAGAACATATCTCAAGGTTCAAtgggtcctttctcttctctaacAATGCTGaataacatttctgaaattaaaattaagataGAAACTTTTTCCTGTTCTTACATTAGTCAGAACTTCCATCATCGTCACCAAATAAAGCACATCTAACGAATGAAGAAGCCCACCAATTTTAGCTACTTAAGTAACTAATTTAATCTGCTGTAAGAGATTCAAAGGGCACCTACTAAGTATAAAGCATCATGCTAGGTAATATGGAAGGACAGAAGGGAAGTAAGTTATGGTATCTGCACTCCAGGATATTACAACCTAGTCCACAGGAGGAGAGCAAGACTCTCCACTGGAGTCTGAGAAGAAAATACCAGTAGCTCTAATTACATATGAAAGCTGTGAATTTACAGATTATTACTATCTAGTTTAACCTAAACTGAAACCCACAAAATGGGCACGGATTTAAATAAATTCCTGGAAATAAACACCAAATTGAATATACACTAATTAAAACAAATTGTGCACACACTCAAACAAGCATAGCTGACACTTCT
Above is a window of Phocoena sinus isolate mPhoSin1 chromosome 19, mPhoSin1.pri, whole genome shotgun sequence DNA encoding:
- the CLEC3A gene encoding C-type lectin domain family 3 member A, producing MAKTGLVIYILLITLLLDQTTSHTSKFKARKHSKRRVKEKDGDLKTQVEKLWREVNALKEMQALQTVCLRGTKFHKKCYLALEGLKHFHEANEDCISKGGTLVVPRSSDEINAIRDYGKRSLPGVNDFWLGINDMVTEGKFVDINGVAISFLNWDHAQPNGGKRENCVLFSQSAQGKWSDEVCRSSKRYICEFTIP